A region of Fibrobacter succinogenes subsp. succinogenes S85 DNA encodes the following proteins:
- a CDS encoding protein kinase domain-containing protein translates to MSELKKGDVVALAGGDTCQVVRELGRGGQGIVYAVNYNGSEYALKWYTQKVSERFRENLKRNANRQTPNEHFIWPMAVAEDPNGGFGYLMKIRPAGYVDMSKFILVTARFADVNAQLNACMQLVKSFLDLHRDGYSYQDMNDGNFFINPKTGDVLICDNDNVAPDGTDDLGILGKAGYMAPEIVEGKSRPRKVTDYHSLAVCLFILIYMNRPFEGRRYLSCPCDNDPEMARQLLGYNAVFIMDPNDKSNAPDPSLHKNVMRRWDIYPKVLRDAFCKTFSKEALQNGDLRVKDKEWRDILLQVRADFVKCPKCGKFSFADPDSVDKKCAYCDKSFGDYRMLRVGKFKIPLMMEQKLHECLVHCSTDYDKVVGRTVVKNNEVGLCNNSGESWTVTCLDGTQRVVADGQGMPARKGYKIKFGNQGETAVIE, encoded by the coding sequence ATGTCCGAATTGAAAAAAGGGGATGTGGTCGCGCTCGCTGGCGGTGACACTTGTCAAGTTGTCCGTGAATTGGGTCGTGGCGGTCAGGGAATCGTTTACGCTGTCAATTATAATGGTAGTGAGTATGCGTTAAAATGGTACACGCAAAAGGTGAGTGAGCGTTTCCGTGAAAATCTGAAGCGCAATGCGAATCGCCAGACGCCGAACGAACATTTTATTTGGCCGATGGCTGTTGCCGAAGACCCCAATGGTGGATTTGGCTATTTGATGAAAATCCGCCCCGCAGGCTATGTGGACATGAGCAAGTTCATCTTGGTGACTGCCCGTTTTGCCGATGTGAATGCCCAGCTGAACGCCTGTATGCAACTTGTGAAATCGTTTTTGGACCTGCATCGCGACGGTTATAGCTACCAGGATATGAACGATGGCAACTTCTTTATTAACCCTAAAACGGGTGACGTGCTGATTTGCGATAACGATAACGTGGCTCCCGATGGTACCGACGACCTTGGCATTCTTGGCAAGGCGGGGTATATGGCACCCGAAATTGTCGAAGGAAAGTCTAGGCCGCGCAAAGTGACGGATTACCATTCGCTTGCGGTTTGTCTGTTCATCTTGATTTATATGAACCGTCCGTTTGAAGGCAGACGTTATCTCTCTTGCCCGTGTGATAACGACCCGGAAATGGCAAGGCAACTTTTGGGGTATAACGCCGTATTTATTATGGATCCAAACGACAAGAGCAATGCGCCGGATCCGAGCCTGCATAAGAATGTGATGCGCCGTTGGGATATCTATCCGAAGGTATTGCGCGATGCATTCTGCAAGACGTTCAGTAAGGAGGCTCTGCAAAACGGAGACCTCCGCGTGAAGGATAAGGAATGGCGCGATATTTTGCTGCAGGTGCGTGCGGATTTTGTCAAATGCCCGAAATGCGGAAAATTTTCATTTGCGGACCCGGATAGTGTTGACAAAAAGTGTGCTTACTGCGATAAGTCATTTGGAGATTATAGAATGTTGCGCGTAGGTAAGTTTAAAATTCCGCTGATGATGGAGCAGAAGCTCCATGAATGTCTAGTCCACTGCTCAACCGATTACGACAAGGTCGTTGGCAGAACCGTCGTCAAGAACAATGAGGTGGGGCTTTGCAATAATTCTGGCGAATCCTGGACGGTGACGTGTTTGGACGGCACTCAGCGAGTCGTTGCGGATGGTCAGGGCATGCCTGCCCGCAAAGGTTACAAGATCAAGTTTGGAAATCAAGGCGAAACTGCCGTTATTGAATAA
- a CDS encoding vWA domain-containing protein, with translation MATKDPFALEPIPRRVTHLIFMVDTSGSMSGSKIASLNTAVRDALDDVGDISKNCGDSQIKIAVLEFSSAVNWMYEQPLEAEKFQWQDLSASGTTSFGSACAELDAKLSRSNGFMGEKTGCRAPAIVLLSDGAPTDGYVRKLEKLKGNRWFKAGVKVAIAIGDDANNDVLREFTGSSESVITVHNVDQLKKMIHTVSVSATTVASQSASVGAAMVTQNQLVAQSISNTVANDASLSGVDVGSSTANSGSNDWSGWN, from the coding sequence ATGGCTACAAAAGACCCGTTTGCGTTGGAACCGATCCCGCGTCGTGTCACGCATCTGATTTTTATGGTGGATACGTCGGGCAGTATGTCCGGTTCAAAGATTGCATCGCTCAATACGGCGGTTCGTGACGCTCTTGACGATGTGGGCGACATCTCCAAGAATTGCGGCGATTCGCAAATCAAGATTGCCGTGCTTGAGTTCAGTAGCGCTGTCAATTGGATGTACGAACAGCCGCTTGAAGCCGAAAAGTTCCAGTGGCAGGATTTGAGCGCAAGTGGTACGACATCGTTTGGTAGCGCCTGTGCAGAATTGGACGCTAAACTTTCCAGGTCTAATGGTTTTATGGGCGAAAAGACGGGGTGCCGCGCACCTGCCATTGTCCTCCTTTCGGACGGCGCTCCGACGGATGGCTATGTCCGTAAGCTGGAAAAGCTCAAGGGGAATCGCTGGTTCAAGGCTGGTGTGAAGGTGGCTATCGCCATCGGTGACGATGCCAATAATGACGTGCTCCGGGAATTTACGGGCAGTTCGGAATCGGTCATCACGGTTCACAATGTGGATCAGCTCAAGAAGATGATTCATACGGTCAGCGTGTCTGCGACAACGGTGGCAAGCCAAAGTGCATCTGTCGGCGCTGCAATGGTAACGCAGAACCAGCTTGTCGCACAGTCAATTTCGAATACGGTTGCAAACGATGCATCGCTTTCAGGAGTCGATGTGGGTTCAAGTACGGCCAATTCCGGTTCCAATGACTGGTCCGGCTGGAACTAG
- a CDS encoding ankyrin repeat domain-containing protein, which produces MNKRPLHIIMRQLVNTYGNDIVCDHRLRGLLADELGESFYEYRSSIVLAEQLGVGSSMLGFASNRSDLNLCIRKQKQFFAENSRLDRVMSDYVIDSYAYALGLVKNVVVPTLEGTLVGLTQQITTLQRERDSTQQRARETAMYSQVALVKARRVRLWGLLFTLIGAALLISVAYFVLYDNGYIPKDPKRKMEKLFSACAVGDAKYVADLLNNGVFVNSKDSVGDAPLHYAVRIGSAELIDTLLHHGADERLTDNMGRTPLELALESGCSYYAKPFVQARPHEWIQENYEHLKNYAKTQQSLLVLQDAYTKVEQIQNAIKAGNIAALDAKLAYRNGADLHYTDEKGNTLLHYAAVNGNVPVLKHLIALGLDVNTPDNAGVLAEKLTKNAVNKKFLNHYRLKNQLIFDAVKKGNIDLLKEVVGYGASVNDKDENGVPLIHYAVARNLTMFTELQKLGADIHARNRLGETALFVAVKKNDLAIAQKLMSFGLSVYDKNSSAQTPMTFVHNKTSKYLFDYTYRDSLFVAAVKHRNLDLAKSYLQLGANINYVSKYTGCAAIHYAVENNDVSSLKFLKSKGANMMLPYKSMAPVEKALMGQKKESLQFLLANDVGSANRVFANGKTLMHRALSMQNGAMWMNVLLSQGAKVDAMDNAGETPLAYAIQRNRTDLVAFLIKKNANVNRVDAYGNRPLHIAARYANGRIVKMLVDAGADPSVENNEGDKPVNVAENVGNESAQDELDNYSFFGKARKSLKSVKNAGAKLWDKVKDLAS; this is translated from the coding sequence ATGAATAAGCGCCCCTTACATATTATCATGCGTCAGCTTGTCAATACTTATGGTAACGACATTGTCTGCGATCATAGATTGCGGGGGTTGCTTGCTGATGAACTTGGCGAGTCGTTTTATGAATACCGTTCGTCAATAGTGCTTGCGGAGCAGCTGGGCGTGGGGAGTTCTATGCTCGGTTTTGCAAGCAATCGCAGTGACCTGAACCTCTGTATTCGCAAGCAGAAACAGTTTTTTGCCGAAAATTCCAGGCTTGATCGCGTGATGAGCGATTATGTGATTGACTCGTATGCGTATGCATTGGGGCTTGTCAAGAATGTTGTTGTGCCGACTTTGGAGGGGACTCTTGTCGGGTTGACTCAGCAGATTACAACTCTGCAGCGTGAGCGCGATTCAACGCAACAGAGAGCGCGTGAAACAGCGATGTATTCGCAGGTTGCTTTGGTAAAAGCCCGTCGAGTAAGACTTTGGGGCTTGCTTTTTACGTTGATTGGTGCTGCGCTTTTGATTTCTGTGGCTTATTTTGTCTTGTACGATAACGGCTACATTCCGAAAGACCCTAAGCGTAAAATGGAAAAGCTATTCTCCGCTTGTGCCGTGGGCGACGCCAAGTACGTTGCGGATTTGTTGAATAACGGAGTCTTTGTCAATAGCAAGGACTCAGTTGGTGATGCGCCTTTGCATTATGCAGTAAGGATTGGCTCTGCGGAGCTGATTGATACGTTGTTGCATCATGGCGCTGATGAGCGGTTGACCGATAATATGGGGCGTACCCCGTTGGAGCTTGCGCTTGAATCGGGATGCTCTTATTATGCGAAACCTTTTGTCCAGGCGCGTCCGCATGAATGGATTCAGGAAAACTATGAGCATTTGAAGAATTATGCCAAGACGCAGCAGAGTTTGCTTGTGCTTCAGGATGCGTATACCAAGGTGGAGCAAATCCAGAACGCCATCAAGGCGGGGAATATTGCTGCGCTTGATGCAAAGCTTGCGTATAGAAATGGCGCAGACTTGCATTACACGGATGAAAAAGGCAATACTTTGCTCCATTATGCAGCTGTGAACGGAAATGTGCCTGTGCTCAAACACCTCATTGCGCTTGGTCTTGACGTGAATACTCCGGATAATGCAGGTGTGCTTGCTGAAAAATTGACGAAGAATGCGGTGAACAAAAAGTTCTTGAACCATTACAGGCTCAAAAATCAGTTGATTTTCGATGCTGTCAAGAAGGGTAATATTGATTTGCTGAAAGAAGTTGTTGGGTATGGCGCAAGCGTCAATGATAAGGACGAAAATGGCGTCCCGCTTATTCATTATGCGGTTGCACGCAATCTTACGATGTTTACGGAATTGCAGAAATTGGGTGCGGATATTCACGCCAGGAACCGTTTGGGCGAAACAGCACTTTTCGTGGCTGTCAAGAAGAACGATCTTGCGATCGCTCAAAAGCTGATGTCGTTTGGGCTTTCCGTGTATGATAAGAACTCTTCTGCGCAGACTCCCATGACCTTTGTCCACAACAAAACCTCGAAATACCTGTTTGACTATACCTATAGAGATAGCCTTTTTGTGGCTGCTGTAAAACATCGTAATTTGGACCTGGCAAAGTCCTATTTGCAGTTGGGCGCGAATATCAATTATGTGTCGAAATACACTGGTTGTGCAGCGATTCATTATGCTGTAGAAAATAATGACGTGTCCTCCCTGAAATTCCTGAAGTCAAAGGGCGCCAATATGATGCTCCCATATAAAAGCATGGCGCCTGTTGAAAAGGCTCTTATGGGCCAGAAAAAGGAATCGTTGCAGTTCTTGCTTGCAAACGATGTGGGCTCGGCGAATCGAGTCTTTGCAAATGGAAAAACGCTGATGCATCGCGCCTTGAGCATGCAGAATGGGGCGATGTGGATGAACGTTCTCCTTTCGCAGGGCGCGAAAGTGGATGCGATGGACAATGCGGGCGAAACGCCGCTTGCTTACGCCATCCAGCGGAACAGAACGGATTTGGTGGCTTTCTTGATCAAGAAAAATGCGAATGTCAACCGAGTTGATGCTTATGGGAACCGTCCGCTCCATATTGCAGCGCGTTATGCGAATGGTCGTATCGTCAAAATGCTTGTTGATGCCGGCGCTGATCCGTCTGTCGAAAACAATGAAGGCGACAAGCCTGTGAATGTCGCTGAAAACGTCGGCAATGAATCCGCGCAAGACGAACTTGATAATTACAGTTTTTTTGGAAAGGCTCGCAAAAGTCTCAAGTCTGTGAAAAATGCTGGCGCCAAGCTCTGGGACAAGGTCAAGGATCTCGCCAGTTGA
- a CDS encoding protein phosphatase 2C domain-containing protein produces MQNAETFAVSKVGAKHLPANIPCQDFSLEYNDGEIQLIVVCDGHGSPSYVRSDVGARLAAGIAKDELMQFMQSEDARKFLGNRTGAVTARTDVGDSCWTEKSEEKSETAKLREEQAMLYQQQIGNIQPQEKLIRDVCRRICEKWVAAIQQDAQENPLTDAEKELLGKNDLVKAYGSTLMAYVQTRWGWLAIHVGDGRLLCLNDSAEPYENWTPPVPWDSTCFLNYTTSLCDKNPADSFRYAFDGTGHFPFAVFACSDGIEDSVGDYDVAPECLNRFYMRLLQMYLDIGKEQAVARMDEGFSDMSLHGSKDDMSLAGIINKKGNEQ; encoded by the coding sequence ATGCAAAATGCTGAAACGTTTGCGGTGAGCAAAGTCGGGGCGAAGCATTTGCCTGCAAATATCCCGTGCCAGGACTTTTCGCTAGAATATAATGATGGCGAAATCCAGTTGATCGTGGTATGCGATGGGCATGGTTCACCGTCTTACGTCCGGAGTGATGTTGGGGCAAGGCTTGCGGCTGGGATTGCAAAGGATGAACTGATGCAGTTCATGCAATCCGAAGATGCTCGCAAGTTCCTTGGAAATCGGACGGGGGCGGTGACAGCCCGCACGGATGTGGGGGATTCCTGTTGGACTGAAAAATCGGAGGAAAAATCCGAAACAGCGAAGCTTCGCGAAGAGCAAGCAATGCTGTATCAGCAACAGATTGGGAATATCCAGCCGCAAGAAAAGCTAATCCGCGATGTGTGCCGTCGAATTTGCGAAAAGTGGGTTGCCGCCATCCAGCAGGACGCCCAAGAAAACCCGCTGACCGATGCTGAGAAGGAACTCTTGGGCAAAAACGACTTGGTGAAGGCTTATGGCTCAACGCTGATGGCTTATGTGCAGACGCGGTGGGGCTGGCTTGCGATTCACGTGGGCGATGGCAGACTGCTTTGCCTGAACGATAGCGCCGAGCCTTATGAAAACTGGACTCCGCCAGTGCCGTGGGATTCAACGTGTTTCTTGAACTACACGACATCGCTTTGCGATAAGAATCCCGCGGACTCGTTCCGCTACGCATTTGACGGTACAGGGCATTTCCCGTTTGCGGTATTTGCGTGTAGCGATGGAATCGAGGATTCTGTAGGCGATTACGATGTAGCTCCTGAATGTCTGAACCGGTTCTATATGCGGCTTTTGCAAATGTATTTAGATATTGGTAAAGAGCAGGCGGTCGCCCGTATGGACGAAGGCTTCAGCGATATGAGCTTGCACGGCAGCAAGGACGACATGAGCCTTGCCGGGATCATCAACAAAAAAGGAAACGAACAGTAA